The following are from one region of the Bacillus methanolicus MGA3 genome:
- a CDS encoding DoxX family protein, producing the protein MFIQFLKVNPHVKYLLALIRVYLGWTWLKAGLGKIKEGNFDASGFLKGALSQTTGEHPGVQGWWGHFIETVALPNVEFFNILVPWGEFLVGLALILGLFTTFATLMGVIMNFSYMFSGTTSTNPQMLLLEIFILIAGFNAAKIGVDYWILPFVKENFLKRDTQNSSA; encoded by the coding sequence TTGTTTATTCAGTTTTTAAAAGTAAATCCGCATGTGAAATACCTGTTGGCACTTATTCGAGTTTACCTTGGATGGACCTGGTTGAAAGCCGGATTGGGAAAAATCAAAGAGGGAAATTTTGATGCTTCCGGTTTTCTAAAAGGGGCATTATCCCAAACAACTGGAGAACACCCTGGTGTTCAGGGCTGGTGGGGACATTTTATTGAAACAGTAGCTCTTCCAAATGTAGAATTCTTTAATATTTTGGTCCCATGGGGCGAGTTTCTGGTTGGATTGGCTCTAATATTAGGTTTGTTTACTACATTTGCGACTTTGATGGGAGTAATCATGAACTTTTCTTATATGTTTTCAGGTACTACCAGCACCAATCCTCAAATGCTATTATTAGAAATTTTTATATTAATCGCTGGATTTAATGCTGCAAAGATTGGTGTCGATTATTGGATCCTTCCATTTGTAAAAGAAAATTTTCTTAAACGTGACACACAGAATTCATCTGCATAA
- a CDS encoding glycosyl hydrolase family 18 protein has protein sequence MARVEFDKQKVVPKKWILAGLLLSFFLIFSSILLFFYPFASPFKKEYFTGKNPIIFEGKQEGNALIEKNSIYIPLSLLKKINDSITFDEKSNSVIITTADKVVQMPSESLTYFINQKPIKLNMSPIKTNKGELYLSLDTILPYFPLQYRILNESGAIWIQKDGETIKKGTITNDDVQTANLRLRTAPKLLSPYTAETKSNETVFIEHEKKDFYFVRKMTGEAGYIRKDFVKKKETITIKVKREQKKAVLPKINGPVQLTWEAVYKKNPDTKRIPPMPGVNVVSPTWFELASETGSVKNLGSLDYVKWAKKRKYQVWGLFSNAFNPYLTKAAFKDFETRQTIIRQLLHYSKMYHLDGINLDIENVNEEDGPFVTQFVREAVPYFHEAGLIVSMDITFISTGNWSAFYERDKLAELVDYLIVMAYDEHWANSPVAGSVASLPWVENNLKKLLEEVPNEKLILGVPLFTRLWKEQHLENGTTKLTSKALSMDKVKEWLKANKVKPKYDPTTGQNYAEYYSEKEKATYKIWLEDELSLKKRSELAKKYKLAGVASWSRYYADDKAWAALNIHKQSNVVKK, from the coding sequence TTGGCTAGAGTTGAATTTGATAAACAAAAAGTAGTTCCGAAGAAATGGATTTTGGCAGGATTATTGCTTTCATTCTTTCTGATTTTTTCTAGCATTCTACTATTCTTCTATCCTTTTGCTTCACCGTTCAAAAAAGAATATTTTACCGGAAAAAACCCGATTATTTTTGAAGGCAAACAGGAAGGGAATGCTTTGATTGAAAAAAATAGCATTTATATTCCGCTTTCCCTATTAAAAAAAATAAATGATTCGATTACGTTTGACGAAAAATCAAACTCAGTGATCATCACAACAGCTGATAAAGTCGTTCAAATGCCCTCTGAATCTTTGACGTATTTTATCAATCAAAAGCCTATCAAACTCAATATGTCTCCAATAAAAACGAATAAAGGAGAACTTTATTTGTCTCTTGATACTATTTTGCCTTATTTTCCTCTTCAATACCGGATTCTCAATGAAAGCGGGGCGATTTGGATCCAAAAGGATGGTGAAACAATAAAAAAAGGCACTATCACAAACGATGATGTGCAAACAGCAAACCTCCGCCTCAGAACGGCACCAAAACTCCTAAGCCCGTATACGGCTGAGACAAAATCCAATGAAACCGTCTTTATCGAACACGAAAAAAAAGACTTCTATTTTGTGAGGAAAATGACAGGGGAAGCAGGATATATCCGAAAAGACTTTGTTAAGAAAAAAGAAACCATCACAATCAAGGTAAAACGCGAACAAAAAAAAGCAGTTTTGCCAAAAATAAATGGTCCTGTTCAATTAACGTGGGAAGCTGTTTATAAAAAAAATCCTGACACAAAACGAATTCCACCCATGCCCGGCGTCAATGTCGTGTCCCCTACATGGTTTGAGCTAGCTTCCGAAACCGGATCAGTAAAGAATCTAGGCTCTCTTGACTACGTCAAGTGGGCAAAAAAACGAAAATATCAAGTATGGGGACTGTTCTCAAATGCATTCAATCCATATCTTACAAAGGCAGCATTTAAAGATTTTGAAACAAGGCAAACCATTATACGCCAACTTCTTCATTACAGTAAAATGTATCATTTAGACGGAATCAATCTTGATATTGAGAATGTAAATGAGGAAGACGGACCATTTGTAACACAGTTTGTGAGGGAAGCAGTCCCGTATTTTCATGAAGCAGGACTAATCGTTTCAATGGATATTACGTTTATCTCTACTGGAAACTGGTCTGCATTTTATGAAAGGGACAAACTAGCAGAACTAGTCGACTATTTGATCGTAATGGCATATGATGAGCACTGGGCAAATTCCCCTGTAGCAGGGAGTGTTGCAAGCCTTCCGTGGGTAGAGAATAATCTGAAAAAGTTATTGGAGGAAGTTCCAAATGAAAAGCTCATCCTTGGAGTGCCTTTATTTACAAGACTCTGGAAAGAACAGCATCTTGAAAACGGTACGACAAAACTTACCTCCAAAGCATTATCAATGGATAAAGTGAAAGAATGGCTTAAAGCGAATAAAGTGAAGCCAAAATATGATCCAACGACAGGTCAAAATTATGCTGAATATTATTCAGAAAAAGAAAAAGCGACGTATAAAATTTGGCTTGAAGATGAGCTTTCCTTAAAAAAGCGATCGGAATTAGCAAAAAAATATAAATTGGCCGGAGTAGCGAGCTGGTCCAGATATTATGCTGATGACAAAGCATGGGCAGCATTAAATATTCATAAGCAGTCCAATGTTGTGAAAAAATGA
- a CDS encoding CoA-binding protein, translating into MPIENPSREEIRDILKKAKRIAVVGLSDNPERTSYMVANAMKNAGYEIIPVNPNVDEVFGIKAASSLKDIEGHVDIVNVFRRPRYLPEIAKEFIEIDADVFWAQLGVVNEEAYEFLKEKGYTVIMDRCIKVEHALTK; encoded by the coding sequence ATGCCGATAGAAAATCCTAGCAGAGAAGAAATAAGGGATATATTGAAAAAAGCAAAACGAATAGCAGTAGTGGGGTTAAGCGATAATCCTGAACGAACATCTTATATGGTTGCAAATGCGATGAAAAATGCTGGATATGAAATCATACCGGTCAATCCGAATGTAGATGAGGTTTTCGGTATAAAAGCAGCATCTTCCCTTAAAGACATCGAGGGGCATGTTGATATTGTAAACGTTTTTCGGCGTCCTAGATATTTGCCGGAAATTGCTAAGGAATTTATTGAAATTGACGCAGATGTGTTCTGGGCACAGTTAGGCGTGGTAAATGAAGAGGCCTATGAGTTTTTGAAAGAAAAGGGATATACTGTTATTATGGATCGCTGCATCAAAGTAGAGCATGCACTGACAAAATAA
- the parE gene encoding DNA topoisomerase IV subunit B: MARNQQAFDYNDDAIQVLEGLEAVRKRPGMYIGSTDARGLHHLVYEIVDNAVDEALAGYGDHIIVKIHKDNSISVVDKGRGMPTGMHKLGKPTPEVILTVLHAGGKFGQGGYKTSGGLHGVGASVVNALSEWLEVTIKRDGFVYRQRFENGGKPVTTLEKIGKTNQTGTTIHFKPDPNVFSTTTFNYETLCERLRESAFLLKGLKIEIIDERNDFHDVFHYETGIRAFVEYLNEEKDVLHPVVSFEGEQNGIEVEFAFQFNDGFSENVLSFVNNVRTKDGGTHEAGSKTAMTRAFNDYARKVGLLKEKDKNLDGADIREGLSAIISVRIPENLLQFEGQTKGKLGTSEARSAVDAVVSEHLSYFLEENPDISSLLIKKAIKAYQAREAARKAREEARSGKKRKRSEAMLSGKLTPAQSRNPQKNELYLVEGDSAGGSAKQGRDRRFQAVLPLRGKVINTEKAKLQDIFKNEEINTIIHAIGAGVGADFNLGDVNYDKIVIMTDADTDGAHIQVLLLTFFYRYMKPLVEAGKVFIALPPLYKVSKGTGKKEVIEYAWSDEELKDAIKKVGKGYMIQRYKGLGEMNADQLWETTMNPETRTLIRVRIDDAARAERRVTTLMGDKVEPRRKWIENNVAFGLEDDENILENENISVAEEVAD; the protein is encoded by the coding sequence GTGGCAAGAAATCAGCAAGCTTTTGATTACAACGATGATGCCATACAAGTACTGGAAGGCTTAGAGGCTGTTCGAAAAAGACCGGGTATGTATATTGGAAGCACAGATGCCCGCGGTCTTCATCACTTAGTATATGAAATCGTGGATAATGCAGTCGATGAAGCTCTTGCCGGTTATGGCGATCATATCATCGTGAAAATACATAAAGATAACTCGATCAGTGTTGTTGATAAGGGGAGGGGAATGCCAACCGGAATGCATAAACTAGGCAAGCCTACCCCTGAAGTGATATTAACTGTTCTTCATGCGGGAGGTAAATTTGGACAAGGCGGATACAAGACAAGCGGCGGGCTGCACGGTGTCGGTGCATCTGTTGTAAATGCCCTGTCTGAATGGCTTGAAGTGACGATAAAAAGAGACGGTTTTGTCTACAGACAGAGATTTGAAAATGGCGGTAAACCTGTAACCACATTAGAGAAAATCGGCAAAACAAACCAAACGGGAACGACCATCCACTTTAAGCCGGATCCTAATGTTTTTTCTACGACAACATTTAACTATGAAACCTTATGTGAACGATTGCGCGAATCTGCATTTTTATTGAAGGGTTTAAAAATTGAAATTATCGATGAACGCAATGATTTTCATGATGTGTTCCACTATGAGACCGGGATCAGGGCTTTTGTTGAATATTTGAACGAAGAAAAAGATGTCCTTCATCCAGTTGTCAGCTTTGAAGGGGAACAAAATGGAATTGAAGTAGAATTTGCATTTCAATTTAATGACGGCTTCTCTGAGAATGTGCTTTCGTTTGTTAACAATGTCCGTACAAAAGATGGCGGAACCCATGAAGCAGGTTCCAAGACTGCCATGACGCGTGCTTTCAATGATTATGCTCGCAAGGTTGGTTTGTTAAAAGAAAAAGACAAAAACCTTGATGGAGCGGATATTCGCGAGGGATTGTCAGCCATCATTTCCGTTCGAATACCGGAGAATCTTTTGCAGTTTGAAGGGCAAACAAAAGGAAAGCTAGGGACAAGTGAAGCACGCTCAGCTGTTGATGCAGTTGTTTCCGAACATCTTTCCTACTTTCTTGAAGAAAATCCGGATATCAGTTCTTTGTTAATTAAAAAGGCAATCAAAGCTTATCAAGCGAGAGAGGCTGCAAGAAAAGCAAGAGAAGAAGCACGGAGCGGCAAAAAACGCAAGCGCTCTGAAGCAATGCTTTCCGGTAAACTAACCCCGGCGCAATCAAGAAATCCGCAAAAAAATGAATTGTATCTTGTTGAGGGCGATTCCGCAGGAGGATCTGCCAAGCAGGGGAGGGACCGTCGTTTTCAGGCAGTCCTGCCTCTAAGGGGAAAGGTTATTAATACAGAAAAAGCAAAGCTTCAAGATATCTTCAAAAATGAAGAAATCAACACCATTATTCATGCAATTGGAGCAGGTGTAGGTGCCGATTTTAATCTTGGGGATGTTAATTATGATAAAATCGTGATCATGACTGATGCTGATACAGATGGTGCCCATATTCAAGTATTGCTCCTTACTTTCTTTTACCGGTACATGAAGCCGCTCGTTGAAGCCGGCAAAGTGTTTATCGCTCTCCCGCCATTATATAAAGTCAGCAAGGGAACCGGAAAAAAAGAAGTGATTGAATATGCATGGAGTGATGAAGAACTCAAAGATGCGATCAAAAAAGTCGGGAAGGGCTATATGATTCAACGCTATAAAGGTTTAGGAGAAATGAATGCCGACCAGCTGTGGGAAACAACTATGAATCCGGAAACACGCACGCTTATTCGAGTCCGGATTGATGATGCTGCGCGCGCAGAACGCCGGGTAACGACCTTGATGGGCGATAAAGTTGAACCACGGCGCAAATGGATAGAAAACAATGTGGCTTTTGGCCTTGAAGATGATGAGAATATTTTAGAAAACGAAAATATTTCGGTGGCAGAGGAGGTTGCTGATTAA
- the parC gene encoding DNA topoisomerase IV subunit A encodes MSTVEKFRDLPLEDVLGDRFGRYSKYIIQERALPDARDGLKPVQRRILYAMHVDGNTHEKGFRKSAKTVGNVIGNYHPHGDTSVYDAMVRMSQEWKLRNLLIEMHGNNGSIDGDPPAAMRYTEARLSAIAAELLRDIDKQTVDFIPNFDDTSKEPTVLPAMFPNLLVNGSTGISAGYATDIPPHHLDEVIDGVIMRMENPDCTVQDLMTVIKGPDFPTGGIIQGVEGIQKAYETGKGKIIVRGKAEIENIRGGRQQIVITEIPYDVNKANLVKKIDEFRMDRKVEGIAEVRDETDRTGLRIVIELKKDADAEGVLNYLYKNSDLQIPYNFNMVAIHKKRPKLMGLRELLDAYIEHQKEVVTRRSKYDLQKAKERQHIVEGLMKALSILDEVIAVIRASKDKRDAKDNLMAKFEFTEPQAEAIVSLQLYRLTNTDITALRNEAEELAKKIAELTAILESDKKLSSVIKKELKEVKKRFKDERRTKIEEKIEEIKINLDVLVANEDVIVTVTKEGYVKRTSQRSYAASNGQDLAMKDSDRLLAQFYMNTTDVLLMFTNKGNYLYCPVHELPDIRWKDLGQHIANLIQIDRDEEIIRAIPIKDFEMDSYLLFITKNGMVKKTELKHYKAQRYSRPLVAINLKEDDNVIDVHLTDGNKEIFLATHFGYAVRFHEEEVNIVGARAAGVKGINLKESDFVAAGKIIEQPLEEAVVIATQRGAIKKMKLTEFEPGSRAKRGVVMLRELKSNPHRVIGAEVVTNDDNVIVQTEKGHLENINISTLRDSDRYSNGSFLFDVTETGNAKVLWKPKPMVIQEETPEKNTE; translated from the coding sequence ATGTCAACGGTTGAAAAATTTCGTGACTTGCCACTTGAAGATGTGCTTGGCGACCGATTCGGGCGATACAGCAAATATATTATTCAAGAACGTGCCCTTCCGGATGCGAGAGATGGTTTAAAACCTGTACAACGGCGTATTCTGTATGCGATGCATGTTGATGGAAATACGCATGAGAAAGGATTTCGAAAATCAGCCAAGACTGTCGGAAATGTAATCGGCAATTATCATCCGCATGGTGATACATCTGTTTATGATGCAATGGTCCGCATGAGCCAGGAGTGGAAGCTTCGGAATCTCTTGATAGAAATGCATGGAAATAATGGAAGTATTGACGGCGATCCGCCGGCTGCCATGCGTTATACAGAGGCAAGGCTGTCAGCCATTGCAGCTGAACTTTTAAGAGATATTGACAAACAAACGGTTGATTTTATCCCTAATTTTGATGACACGTCAAAAGAACCGACCGTTCTTCCGGCGATGTTTCCGAATCTACTCGTAAATGGCTCTACAGGAATTTCTGCCGGTTATGCAACGGATATTCCGCCTCACCATCTTGATGAAGTGATTGACGGGGTTATTATGAGAATGGAAAATCCTGATTGTACCGTCCAGGATTTAATGACGGTCATTAAAGGTCCTGATTTTCCAACAGGTGGAATTATTCAAGGCGTTGAAGGAATTCAAAAGGCGTACGAAACTGGGAAAGGGAAGATCATTGTCCGCGGCAAAGCGGAAATTGAAAATATCCGCGGTGGAAGACAGCAAATTGTGATTACCGAAATTCCTTATGATGTAAATAAAGCCAATCTTGTTAAAAAGATCGATGAATTCCGCATGGACCGAAAAGTCGAAGGAATAGCAGAAGTACGGGACGAAACGGATCGGACAGGCTTGCGGATTGTGATTGAACTGAAAAAAGATGCTGATGCAGAAGGTGTTTTGAATTACCTTTATAAAAACAGTGATTTACAAATTCCATATAATTTCAACATGGTCGCCATACATAAAAAAAGACCGAAGCTTATGGGACTTCGAGAGCTTCTTGATGCTTATATTGAGCACCAAAAAGAAGTCGTTACGCGTAGATCAAAATATGATTTGCAAAAAGCAAAGGAACGGCAGCACATTGTAGAAGGCTTAATGAAGGCATTATCCATCCTTGATGAGGTAATCGCTGTCATTCGCGCTTCAAAAGATAAACGAGATGCCAAAGATAACTTAATGGCAAAATTTGAATTTACCGAGCCTCAGGCTGAAGCGATCGTTTCCTTACAGCTATACCGTTTGACAAATACGGATATTACTGCATTGAGAAACGAAGCGGAAGAATTGGCAAAGAAAATTGCAGAGTTAACAGCGATCCTAGAAAGTGATAAAAAACTTTCTTCTGTTATAAAAAAAGAATTAAAAGAAGTTAAAAAACGCTTCAAAGATGAACGCCGCACAAAAATTGAGGAAAAAATTGAAGAAATTAAGATTAATTTAGATGTCCTTGTTGCAAATGAGGATGTTATCGTAACTGTAACGAAGGAAGGCTATGTCAAACGTACAAGCCAGCGTTCCTATGCTGCGTCTAATGGCCAGGACTTGGCGATGAAAGATTCAGACCGCCTTCTTGCCCAGTTTTATATGAATACAACAGACGTTCTGCTCATGTTTACGAATAAAGGCAATTATTTGTATTGTCCGGTTCATGAGCTTCCAGATATTCGCTGGAAAGACCTTGGGCAGCATATTGCAAATCTCATCCAAATTGATCGGGATGAAGAAATTATCCGGGCAATACCTATTAAAGATTTTGAAATGGATTCTTATTTGTTATTTATAACGAAAAATGGGATGGTAAAGAAAACAGAATTAAAGCATTACAAAGCCCAGCGTTATTCAAGACCGCTGGTTGCAATCAATCTGAAAGAGGATGACAATGTCATTGATGTTCATTTAACAGATGGCAATAAAGAAATTTTCTTAGCTACCCATTTCGGTTACGCGGTGCGTTTTCATGAAGAAGAAGTCAATATCGTCGGAGCACGGGCAGCTGGAGTAAAAGGAATCAATTTAAAAGAAAGCGATTTCGTAGCAGCCGGAAAAATCATTGAACAGCCATTAGAGGAAGCAGTCGTGATTGCAACTCAACGAGGCGCAATTAAGAAAATGAAATTGACCGAATTTGAACCTGGATCACGCGCAAAACGAGGAGTAGTTATGCTCCGTGAATTAAAATCAAACCCTCACCGAGTGATCGGTGCAGAAGTCGTTACAAATGATGACAATGTTATCGTGCAAACGGAAAAAGGTCATCTTGAAAACATCAATATTTCAACTTTACGCGACAGTGACCGTTATTCAAATGGATCATTCCTGTTTGATGTGACGGAAACCGGAAATGCAAAAGTTCTTTGGAAACCCAAGCCAATGGTGATTCAGGAAGAAACTCCTGAAAAAAATACAGAATAA
- a CDS encoding tyrosine-type recombinase/integrase — MRCFENFLIQHGYSVQLNDITKTLVRRFIQHQITKENVKPRTIYRRISCLKSFSKYCVKENLIDNDFMIGIDTPKTDSKLPTYMSLLELQKLFRFLEQDNSRMAMRNHLLFKLLATTGMRRSEIVEITWEQIDLSNNTIRIYGKGKKERLLPLHPMVVPCPRDWCTTL, encoded by the coding sequence TTGAGATGTTTCGAGAACTTCTTAATTCAACATGGTTATTCTGTACAACTCAATGACATTACAAAAACACTTGTTCGTCGTTTCATCCAGCATCAGATTACAAAAGAAAATGTCAAACCTAGAACGATCTATCGGAGAATTTCTTGCTTGAAATCGTTCAGTAAATACTGTGTCAAAGAAAATCTAATCGACAACGATTTTATGATCGGAATTGATACTCCTAAAACGGATAGTAAATTACCGACTTATATGTCCTTACTGGAACTGCAAAAGTTGTTCCGCTTTTTAGAACAAGACAATAGCCGAATGGCGATGCGAAACCATCTTCTATTTAAACTGTTAGCCACTACGGGTATGAGAAGATCTGAAATTGTTGAAATAACTTGGGAACAAATTGATTTATCTAACAACACGATACGTATATATGGGAAAGGAAAAAAAGAGCGCTTACTCCCCCTTCATCCAATGGTTGTCCCTTGTCCTAGAGATTGGTGCACTACTTTATAA
- a CDS encoding Uma2 family endonuclease — MRNEESDKVYSYKDIKNKEGNWELIAGIPYLLTSPSYEHQYVVGELHLELASYFKNRGCKVILSPFDVQLDVNESEDESKIVLQPDLLVVCDTNKITKNRLKGAPDIVIEVLSASTGVRDRNQKYYLYESHGVKEYWIIDPSNRTVEVLGWKDGYFQQRSVFGPEDKLISILYPDLQINLANIFNV, encoded by the coding sequence ATGAGAAATGAAGAGTCAGATAAAGTGTATTCTTATAAAGACATTAAAAACAAAGAAGGTAATTGGGAACTTATTGCTGGTATTCCCTATCTTTTAACTTCACCTTCTTACGAGCATCAATATGTCGTAGGTGAGTTGCACCTTGAATTAGCGTCTTACTTCAAAAATCGAGGATGTAAAGTGATATTGTCTCCATTTGATGTTCAGTTGGATGTCAACGAGTCCGAAGATGAATCAAAAATTGTTCTTCAGCCCGATTTGCTAGTTGTTTGTGACACGAATAAAATTACTAAAAACAGATTAAAAGGTGCTCCTGACATTGTGATAGAGGTATTATCAGCAAGCACCGGTGTTAGGGATAGAAACCAAAAGTATTATTTATACGAAAGTCATGGTGTAAAAGAATACTGGATTATTGACCCCAGCAATCGAACGGTAGAGGTACTAGGATGGAAAGATGGTTATTTTCAGCAAAGATCCGTATTTGGTCCAGAGGATAAATTGATTTCTATTTTATATCCCGATTTACAAATCAACTTAGCAAATATCTTTAATGTTTGA
- a CDS encoding tyrosine-type recombinase/integrase codes for MAEPRWLNRNEKNCFLRAIENIGDKKQNQKIRNKAICYLMLKAGLRVSEVVSQRLDDIELDKGLLTVQNGKGGKMRRVTISKEVIKAIQDWLDVRGEQHTDAVFVSQKRTPLTVQGVEDFFKKLRDETNIEGLTPHVLRHSFCHDLIEKGYPISLVADLAGHSDLNTTRLYTKSSEEERRNAVEALSASS; via the coding sequence ATGGCAGAACCGCGTTGGCTAAATCGTAACGAAAAGAACTGCTTTTTACGAGCGATTGAAAACATTGGAGATAAAAAACAGAATCAAAAGATTCGCAATAAAGCCATCTGTTACCTAATGTTAAAGGCAGGTTTGCGCGTCAGTGAGGTTGTTTCCCAACGTCTTGACGATATCGAATTGGATAAAGGATTACTAACTGTACAAAACGGAAAAGGCGGCAAAATGCGAAGAGTGACAATTAGCAAAGAGGTTATCAAAGCAATACAAGATTGGTTAGATGTGCGCGGTGAACAGCATACAGACGCAGTATTCGTTTCCCAAAAACGGACACCGCTCACTGTACAGGGTGTGGAGGACTTTTTTAAAAAACTTCGTGATGAAACTAATATAGAAGGATTGACACCTCATGTACTTCGCCACTCTTTTTGTCATGACTTAATCGAAAAGGGTTATCCCATTTCATTAGTCGCAGATTTAGCCGGTCATTCCGACTTGAATACAACAAGGCTATACACGAAATCAAGCGAAGAAGAGAGAAGAAACGCTGTCGAAGCGTTATCAGCAAGCAGTTAG
- a CDS encoding NUDIX hydrolase has translation MTSLNEIVVVLKGFILHKGKVLTVQRAHDDEVGSGTWELVGGQIRFGEDLETALLREIQEEVGLDVTVERILYATTFQTHATRQVVILTYLCKSDHHEVFLSQEHIDFRWSTKEQSRELLPPAILHDFERNGVFSLEEWV, from the coding sequence ATGACAAGTTTAAATGAAATTGTTGTAGTTTTGAAAGGGTTTATTTTACACAAAGGCAAGGTGTTAACGGTACAACGTGCTCATGATGATGAAGTGGGCAGCGGAACGTGGGAGTTAGTCGGAGGGCAAATACGCTTTGGAGAAGATTTAGAAACGGCGCTGTTGCGAGAAATCCAAGAAGAAGTTGGATTGGATGTGACGGTGGAGCGGATTTTGTATGCGACGACGTTTCAAACGCACGCAACGCGACAAGTTGTCATTCTTACATACTTATGCAAAAGCGATCATCATGAGGTTTTTCTTTCGCAAGAACATATCGATTTTCGCTGGTCAACTAAAGAACAATCGCGAGAACTGTTACCTCCGGCCATTCTTCACGACTTTGAAAGAAATGGCGTTTTTTCGTTGGAAGAATGGGTATAG
- a CDS encoding anti-sigma factor, with protein MRKDELKQLLQKYQNGTLSKEEEQKIEELLESFDVYNEFLNETIHDEGMREADIDKMIKKAQQKFFFRNTLLVVSFILTIVPLLTMFTFVYYGWGREHNRGNEFIQTIRTVSEMTAPNVHVDYDTVDDEIKPFTMTVTTNKYKLIDDKKSYIGKDTYKLFLNDVFAKESNYRAIGYSVHQIGINFIHPKAKYFLPDERTKIESLPSDWPVEIYISLDRSYSLKEINEKFKGYNMTWLALDTGVEEQMRNDLDFIRTPAIGFPYKKVHVDSVFNRSFTDYEEVVKGLELLSKNEKWATQLTEYKDLKIADRLKWIKKHKELKIYGIAMTGTAKDVLSLEKMKEVNVIRFGQINLP; from the coding sequence ATGAGAAAAGACGAGTTAAAACAATTATTGCAGAAATATCAAAATGGCACACTAAGCAAAGAGGAAGAACAGAAAATAGAGGAGCTTCTAGAAAGCTTTGACGTATACAATGAATTTCTCAATGAAACCATTCATGATGAAGGCATGAGGGAAGCTGATATTGACAAAATGATAAAAAAAGCGCAACAAAAATTTTTTTTTAGAAATACGCTGCTTGTTGTATCGTTTATACTCACGATTGTTCCCTTATTGACTATGTTTACTTTTGTTTATTACGGCTGGGGGCGAGAGCATAACAGAGGGAATGAATTTATTCAAACCATTCGAACGGTGAGTGAAATGACAGCGCCAAATGTGCATGTAGATTACGATACGGTGGATGATGAGATCAAGCCTTTTACCATGACTGTCACGACAAATAAATATAAATTGATTGATGATAAAAAAAGTTATATAGGCAAGGATACTTACAAACTATTTTTAAATGATGTGTTTGCTAAAGAATCGAATTATCGAGCGATTGGGTATTCGGTTCATCAAATTGGAATCAACTTTATTCATCCGAAAGCCAAATACTTTTTACCTGACGAACGAACAAAAATTGAATCTCTCCCGAGCGATTGGCCGGTTGAAATCTATATTTCCTTGGATCGGTCCTATTCCTTAAAAGAAATAAATGAAAAATTCAAAGGATATAATATGACATGGCTTGCGTTAGACACAGGTGTAGAGGAACAGATGAGGAATGATTTAGATTTTATTCGAACACCGGCTATAGGTTTTCCTTATAAAAAAGTGCATGTGGATTCTGTATTCAATCGCTCGTTTACTGATTACGAAGAAGTAGTCAAAGGGCTCGAGCTATTGAGCAAAAACGAAAAATGGGCAACACAACTAACGGAATATAAAGACTTAAAGATCGCTGATCGACTAAAATGGATAAAAAAACATAAAGAATTGAAGATTTATGGAATCGCTATGACAGGAACCGCCAAAGATGTCTTGTCTCTAGAAAAAATGAAGGAAGTCAACGTGATTCGATTTGGTCAAATCAATTTGCCATAG
- a CDS encoding sigma-70 family RNA polymerase sigma factor, translating to METIANKFEFDILICLYSKSLFRYLYGLTNDYHLAEDLLQETFYKVYLHVSSINEVVQIKSWLYRIAYNTFIDHCRKAKKMQLVQVDDFFASLKLDPLLETENAFLQKYELELIYKHLSNMKELQQKAIMLVDLKGFSYKEAAELLNVKLPYLKSLVFRGRRELEKRLRNEVKG from the coding sequence GTGGAAACCATTGCCAATAAGTTTGAATTCGATATACTTATTTGCTTATATTCGAAATCCCTTTTTCGCTATCTATACGGATTAACCAATGATTATCATTTAGCGGAGGATTTATTGCAGGAAACATTTTACAAAGTTTATTTACATGTAAGCAGCATAAACGAGGTAGTGCAAATAAAGTCATGGCTTTACCGGATCGCTTATAATACCTTCATCGACCACTGCAGAAAAGCAAAAAAGATGCAGCTTGTACAAGTGGATGATTTCTTTGCGTCGTTAAAGCTAGATCCATTATTAGAAACGGAAAACGCGTTTTTGCAAAAATATGAGCTGGAGTTGATTTATAAACATTTGTCCAACATGAAAGAACTGCAACAAAAAGCCATTATGCTCGTCGATTTAAAAGGATTTAGCTACAAAGAAGCGGCGGAGTTGTTAAACGTAAAACTCCCTTATTTAAAAAGCCTTGTGTTTCGGGGTAGGCGGGAATTAGAAAAACGATTACGCAATGAGGTGAAAGGATGA